The stretch of DNA agaattcattttttatttttttattctggaaagactcccctccaccaccaccaatggtgGTGTCTGTCACCACTCACCGGAtgagtgcgccagaacactccccacacaccagctaccaGTGGGGAGCAGAACAGTAGTGTTGAAGCCAGTttacagatggggattattagaagactgtggtaagggccaatgggaagtctggccaggatgctggggtaacacccctactcttttcaagaaaatcaaacgatttgtaatgaccacagagtgtcaggacctcggttttctgTCTCAGCCAGAGGACAGCAGTGTTGCATCACTATACtagagcattaggacccacacagaccacagggtgagcgccccctgctggccccactaacacctcttccagcagcagccttttgtgagttgtgagttgcagactGGTATGCCTGCTGGCATATCATCCTTGTGCCACCAGTTGGCGAGAAGGCCCAGGTGTGATGCCTGTGGCTGTATTTGATGATGAATGGAAAGCGGTGAGCTCGGGGACCTCACCTGACCCTGCACACCACCACCACCTGATGCGTGATGCCTGGGCCTCAGAGACCACTGAACAGACATGCTTGCCCAGGCTCTAGAAAAGAAATGGAAGACAATCTCTCAAGACCGCATGCAGCCTGGTGTAAACTATGCATCACAGATGTGCAGCTTGTCCTGTCGCCAGCTGTGCAATCACGTCGCCTGTCTTTCGTATTCCACCCCCTGTTAACGACAGTTATTAATCAGTATAATGAATTTACACGTCAGTAAAATTTAACTGCCCAATACAatatcagtgtgtctgttacaAAATATTACGTATTTCTATTGATAATTTTGTCAGTTTTTTGCAGTTCCGTCCTGTTACGTTTAAGTGTGGATTTTGCGATCATAACCCTAAGGGTATTCAGGCACTTTAAATCCATACATTTTTGGTGGAAATGGGGATCTCTGGGATATTGTTGCTAGTGTTCTGGTGGGTTTAGGTGGGGACACTAGTTCCCTGCTACATTCAAAggcaaaacaattaaaagttaaaaatgatctatccattttctaaccacttcatccagtaaTGGGtttcaggggagccagagcctatcccaacaagcaacaggtacaaggtAGAACACACCCTGGACGTGGTGCTAGTCCATTGCAGGtaacagacacacaccaggACCGATTTTCCCAGAGtccagttaacctaccactacgtctttggactgtgggaggaaaccggaggaCCCGAAAGTAACCCACGCGAACACGGACAGACCTTAAACTCCACACTGCACCCCAGGGCACCAACGCCGTGCTAACCGCTGTGCCGCCCTTGAAAATGATCCCTAGTGCAACCTCATGCAGGTCAACCTGGCTGCAGATCATGGGATCTCTGAGAACGCGTACGCAACAGTGTCTCCTACCGCAACAAGGTAATAAATCAAATTATATCCTGAAGTCGCAACACTAACTTTTTTTTGAGGTTTTAGGATTTGGTTTGCGTTTTaagtttgattattttttaaacctttgctTATGCGTGCGGTGAATGCAGCACTCAGAGGTTGGGACAGTGGCTCTGAAACCGCTTTTGAAATTAGTAAAACAAAAACGCCTAATAATACGAAATAATATTCGCTTTCAGCACATACAAGTGAATAAGAAAGTATGCAGTGAAGTATATACTCAACGTATGTACAAGGAAAGAGAACTAGTAGCTGCCATTGATGTTCTCGGATTAACAGTATGTTGCATAACAGGAGGATTGAATAATAAAGCGCTTATCCTCCTAGTGATGCGCTTGGGGCGGTAcgtcaactttttttttactttgagggACCTTAAAAGGCTCGACCTTGCCGTTTAATAAGAATACGTTTATAGTGGGCGTTGTTGCAGAAACTACAACCGGTGTTGTTCCTGTCGCCTTGCCTGTGGTTTCGTGTGAGCTGTAATTCTTCACGGTCCTCATCTGGCTGAACATACCTCCGTCTGACTTTGCAGATCATCATCGTCAAGGATAATGCTTGTGAAGAAAACCTTCACCGGAATACGCGGTGCTCTTACGATTCAAAGCAGATTTTACCATCCAATCGGCATTGTCGGAGCACCGTTTGCAAGAGGACAGGTTAGGAAAGATGTGGATCTTGTATTACACCAAAAGGTTgacaaatgtttcttttaaaaagaacgAAACAGTAACTAAAATTAACCCGAGATTCGTGCCGGATTTATTTCCACTCCGTGGAGTTCTTTCGCGTGTAGTTAAAGCTGCTTAACAAATCCGAGACATTTCTTtaccttgtgtttttttaagcgAAAGGATGGGGTGGAGAAGGGTCCGGACTACATACGGAGAGCACGACTGGTGGCGAAACTTGGAGCGCAAGGTAAAAGCGAAATCACGTCGTGGGCTCAAATGTCTTGATAAATGTCAAAGAATAAAAGAAGAATTAATTCGACGAAAAGCTCTGCCTTTATTTCTCTTGTTGTATTTTTGAGGAGAGCAGTGAAGAATAAGTGACGAATACTGTAAACACTCGATACATGATTTTAATGTGCATTCTTTGGCCAATTTTAACTGTTctagaaaaacaaacagttgTTCCGATGTCCAGATGATAAATGCAGCTTTTGGCCTTGAGTCTGTTTACCTGCTACCGCTGTTAGGTCATAAGCTTATTTTATATCGATTGCTTAAAATAATCCTCTGTGTGACATTTCAGCAACTGACGCACAAAACAGCACAGTAGTACAGTATCCAGTAAACTGCTCCTTTGTATATCCGTACATCTTTAtgaggttttcttttttaaaggcaCTAAAAACGTTACAAATGCAGAAATAAATCTAAACCAGTACAGTTTTTTTGCGTTGTGATGTCCTTCCGTGTATGACCTACATTCTGTTGAAATTCCTTGGGGTTAAGATGTTAAAACAGAGCAGTAATAAATATCCCTGCTATCCACACAGCTGCTGTATTAAGAGTTCAGGTCTTAGCCCAGATTAATAATACGTTCTTATGGAAATTAACGCAACAATAACAcatttcaacatactgtatctagccAGACATGGCAAAATATACAGCAGGGCACAGAAGTGATTAGGGATCTAGATAGATACgattttattgatcccgaagggaaattgatgatgaATTGCTCTCAAcatgtaactggaaggttgctggttcacatAATAAGTGTGGTCACAGCTGTTGTGCCTTAAGGAAGGTACCGTTCTTCTGTCCAGTAAATCTAATTACAGCTGTATTAATGGGCGTGAATATGAATATCACTATGGATAAAAATATCACCTGGATAGTATTAACATTCTGTATTCTATTTAACAATTCTGTAACTTATTGCTGTAGTTCTTTGTTCTTTATTCTAACCTAAAACAAAAATTACTGACTGAAAACTGACAATAGGGTGTGCTTTGTTTTGGAGATTAGCCTGTGTTCAAAATATAAGAGGCTCACACAGACCCTATAACCAGTGTGATTCTGACACCAAATATGCAGAACGTTAAGATGTCTCTAATTCTGTTAATGCCTGAAGGTGATGCAATAACAGACACAAAGATGAAAAACTGATGATTGGCAGAGTTCAAAAAATGTCTGTAACAATTGGACAAGATCTTCAGTTCAATGAGCTACTAGCTACCAAATCCGCAAAATGACATTCCTCCTCATTCTAACATGAAATACATCTTGCATCTCTCTGATACAGATAAATTAGTATTAGCAGATTTCAAAAGACATTATTCTTCCTTAAGTACTGCCCTCAGTTTTAACTGAGtctaaataatatattattgatattgtttgctttaaaagtaaatgttttgCTTGCGTTACTGCAGTCATTGAAAAGCAGGATGAAGTAGTTAAAGTACACAGCAATACAGTTAACCACATTTACTGTGGTAAATCTATTAGGAAGCAAACTACTGTTAATAAGTATTTCCTGATCAGAATCACTGGGTTCAGCGAAAGACACTGATAtcaatgtttttaaaggatGCATTATAATAAGCTTTAATGAAACAGCAGCTTTAAAAGAACTGCAAGCTGTAGACGAGACCAGTAGCTGTCTGAGGCAGTTCTTGCGTTTGTACAATCCTGGGGAGGTGGAAGCCGAGAGGCTCAGCCAGCTGCTCTTGGCCCACTCCTCCTCTGAACAGGATGTGGACGTTTGTAGGCAGAGACTGTACAGGTAGGACTAAGCTGGAAATCAAATGGCAAAATATTAAGAACACATCTTGGTGTTCTTCTCACTGGCTGTGGACAAAATTGTAAACTGTGCACAAGTTTTAAACCTAAAGTTCTGCtggttgttatttttgtttgctaCATTTACCTTACTTTAAGGACACTCCTCTGTGACTTCTGGGTCATCCCTAAGCGTGTCCCTGCTGTGCAGAGTCTTGTAGCATGCTTTGACACCATGACTTCTGAATATTTGAGAAAACCGTGCATTTCTTTCCGAATCACAGTggaatattttcttaaaacaaataaaattgcaATATATTCCACACTTTGGTGTCCtttctaatattatttattataaattttAGGTGTCTGCATCTAGGTGGTAAGAGAAAATTCGGAACCATTTTTCATAACTGTAAAGAAATGACATTGTTGTGCCGACTGCTGCCTTCCTGTTCCTCAAGGCCATCAAGTGAAGGATTATGGCGACTTGAAATTTGAGGATGTTCCCAATGATGAGCCCTTAGGGAGAGTCAAGATGCCCAAAACAGTGGGGAGTGCTAACAAACAGCTTGCAGatgctgtgaaaacagtgaagAAGAATGGCCAGACTTGTGTGGTGCTCGGAGGAGATCATAGGTGACTATCAGTACTTCACGTCATTTtccagacctacagtacatcacgaAAATGTGCCAGAGCATTAAATGTTCCCAGTACAACATTTAACAATATTATATGCAACATTACCCAAAACACTTGTGCAAATCATGCTATGTTTTCTCATTCGAGAATATCATTTCTAAAAAGATTTTGTTACCAAAGCACAGAAAAACTACAATTACCATGATTCCAGCCTCTGTAagtatttctgaaaaaagacatttgaaaGCTTAATCATCgtataaggtaaaaaaaaaaagctaaatctGTGTTTGACCTGGGTTATCAATGtaatttaaattctgtttgTAATGTTTTAGGTGTTTCCTCTAGGGGACAGAAGGGATCTCCTTTTTGGcagtttatttaatgttttgttttttttatgctgcAGTTTGGCAATAGGATCAATATATGGACATGCAGCTGCCCGGCCAGACTTGTGTGTAGTCTGGGTTGACGCCCATGCAGACATTAACACGCCTCTGACGAGCCCCACGGGCAATTTTCACGGCCAGCCTGTGTCCTACCTCCTCAGGGAACTGCACTCAAAGGTGATTTTTCTTTATCTCAAATGTACACTTCTATTTTCTTCACCCCCGTTGTCCTCCGTTTCTTCAGAGCATTCATTTTGTCCCTTGTGATAGCTCTAAGTATAGTGCTGTTAATAACCTTAACATGTTCAAGGTCTAACTCAGATTTACAGATTCTTACGACGATTGATAAAGCTTTTTTGCAGCCTCTGTTTTCACTTAAGTTAAGTTTTGGCTGCATGAAAAAGAAATCAGTTTGCAAGTCATCAAGGCTgtgatttttaaacaaagcCCTGTCCTTGTATTCTGCAATGCCTAAGTTCCAACAACAAAAGGAGTTTATGTGGATTCAAATATAATACCGTGAGACTAGTTGTGTCTTTTGTCTCTTTATAGGCCAGTAGAGCCTTTATCTTGCAGAATTCTTTCATTCCGAATGAAAGTTGAATTAAGGCCTGTTTTATGAGACTAAGCTTGCAAGGTAGCTAGAAGTTTGTCCCCTCATTAATATCAGGCAGATGGGCACAGAGGTAGGTTTGAGCCATTGACAATACAGTGATGTCAATGTACAAACACAATTTGCTGTGTAAAGTATTTAAAAGCTTTTAGCTTCCTTTGGACAGTtttgaatataaaataaaaaataatggagtaaaaaaatatcttaatgATTTAAAGTTTTGATTCCATGGTCGCCACGTACAGTACTACTTTTCAGTCAGACGTTTAATTTAATATGATCAAAAATAGCACACATTTTACTGAAGGGGATTTTCTGGCAAAAATATTCTTGTGTGTACCAGATCCCAGTTATTCCCGGATTCTCCTGGATAAAGCCCTGCTTATCAGCACAAGATATTGTCTACATTGGCCTGAGAGATTTGGACCCAGGAGAACAGTAGGTCATTGTAGAGTATGTTGCTCACTGAATAGCTGTTTATACTGGTTGAGCATTTTCTGCAGTACTGTTATGATAGAGTCAGTGCTCACAGTCTTTAGACTTCATTAACAGTGGTAGTTCCAGAACGATTGCATATGCATGTGGGTTGTCTTTGTGAAACTTTTAGTTGTCAGataatcaaaatgaaaagacaGTGTTCAGATTGTAAAATGAACTTAAGCTATACAATCCAGTGAAAAATGTATTCTCCAGTTGCGTTCAGATTCATTTTCCCTTACTCGGTCTATGGAGATGCTGAATCTGCCCTTTTCCtcagagcacatactgtataggagtgtctctgtgctgtgaggATTAGAAGAGTGACACTGTGAAACTGTGTCTTTCCTGGAAATTACCAGGAGCTTTACCGTCAGGCACCTCTCAGCACCTGCAGTTCATTAGTTGCACCATACAAAACGTTTTAAGTTGTTTGCATATACAACAGAATAGGATAAAGCAGTCTGATAGATGGTTCAATTGTAATAACAATAAGTAATGAATCGCTGAGGCAATATATGAAGCAAAAGAGTCTTAAGACAGGGTGGCTTGGtcgtgcagtggttaacattcaTGCTTCGCAGtgcttgggccctgggttcaattgtgggggtgctatctgcttgcagtttgtatgttttccccgtGTTTACATGGGCTTCTTCTGGGTGGTCATGTTTCTTCccccagtccaaagacgtactggttggttaattggaaaagtggccctggtgagagtgaatgtgtgtgcgtgtctgtgccctgcgatggactggtgtcccgtccagggtgtgccctgccttgtgcctgttgcatgCCGGGATGGGCTTCACGACACTGTCTTgtataaaacagttagaaaatcgAAGGTTGGAGTCTTTAGGCATACGTCTTTAGGCATGATATGAAAACACTTAAATCAGTTCAGAGTCACtactataaaaaatgtttttaatgctgAGATGAATATATCCTGTCTGTCTTGGTAACCAGCTACATCATCAAGCACCTGGGAATCAAGGCTTTCTCCATGACAGAGGTGGACCGCCTGGGAATAGGCAGAGTGATGGAGGAAGCATGTGACCACCTCCTTTCCAAGTATGATGGATAACAGAAACCGTGAAAACAGACTAACCTCAGTGGTTTTGTCTTTTGTCAGTGCATAACTATAAGTGTACATTTATAGTTTCTTCAGGACCAGTGTTGGGGAACCTCAGTCAGAGCCGTGAAAAGGGGCACTTTGGGGGGCCAGAACAACAGTTTAGTGAAATTGTGCATTTCTAGATATTCCAGATATTTTCTTCCTTGAGGGACATGGAAATTCCTCTGAACTTCATATTGAGGGTATAAACAGCCTTTGTTTAgaacatttgaaataaattcTATACAGTGTTGTTTTCTCTTAAAACTGGAAAAAGCATTGTCCTTCATCAccagtatattttaattaagctATAGAGTTTTTGCATAAGTTATTAGTGGTGTAGGACTAATTACCAGCAGCTCTCTCACAGCTTACACTGACAAAGCAGTGGTTTTACATATGACTTTACATGTCTGCCTTTGCAGATATAACAGACCAGtgtaaacctgttttatttacataaaaCCATTTATCTGCCATTCATTTTCCATCACAactcttgaaaaaatgtttgtcCAGTTGTTTTCTGTATGGGCAATCTACACTGGTCAATACACACAGTATTTCTTATAGGGAACTCCTGTCAGGGTTAAGGTGAATATTTTGAGCAAGCCGTCGCTATGAATTATGATACAGTGGTCTGTGTTCCACTGATGAGCCCTCAAGAAaaggacaaaacaaaacaagcatCTGCAGTTGTGACCTTTGACATTATACAGAACATgaattaaaagtgtgtttagaTGTATATAGCATATACATGTGTATTCATAACACATTGTCATGTCTGttgaacactggggaaaaaataagAGTTAAGCATCTG from Lepisosteus oculatus isolate fLepOcu1 chromosome 17, fLepOcu1.hap2, whole genome shotgun sequence encodes:
- the arg1 gene encoding arginase-1 isoform X2, giving the protein MRLGRSSSSRIMLVKKTFTGIRGALTIQSRFYHPIGIVGAPFARGQRKDGVEKGPDYIRRARLVAKLGAQGHQVKDYGDLKFEDVPNDEPLGRVKMPKTVGSANKQLADAVKTVKKNGQTCVVLGGDHSLAIGSIYGHAAARPDLCVVWVDAHADINTPLTSPTGNFHGQPVSYLLRELHSKIPVIPGFSWIKPCLSAQDIVYIGLRDLDPGEHYIIKHLGIKAFSMTEVDRLGIGRVMEEACDHLLSKGKRPIHLSYDIDAIDPSVSPATGTPVKGGLTYRESVYVAEEICRTGLLSALDVVEVNPDRGKTEEEVSSTVSAAVDVVLSCFGQLREGFHPSNYQLPEP
- the arg1 gene encoding arginase-1 isoform X1 — translated: MQVNLAADHGISENAYATVSPTATRSSSSRIMLVKKTFTGIRGALTIQSRFYHPIGIVGAPFARGQRKDGVEKGPDYIRRARLVAKLGAQGHQVKDYGDLKFEDVPNDEPLGRVKMPKTVGSANKQLADAVKTVKKNGQTCVVLGGDHSLAIGSIYGHAAARPDLCVVWVDAHADINTPLTSPTGNFHGQPVSYLLRELHSKIPVIPGFSWIKPCLSAQDIVYIGLRDLDPGEHYIIKHLGIKAFSMTEVDRLGIGRVMEEACDHLLSKGKRPIHLSYDIDAIDPSVSPATGTPVKGGLTYRESVYVAEEICRTGLLSALDVVEVNPDRGKTEEEVSSTVSAAVDVVLSCFGQLREGFHPSNYQLPEP